The proteins below are encoded in one region of Helianthus annuus cultivar XRQ/B chromosome 2, HanXRQr2.0-SUNRISE, whole genome shotgun sequence:
- the LOC110913537 gene encoding DPH4 homolog: protein MQLTGNPIHYNVLNVKEDATQEEIRTSYKSALLISHPDKLQKTSETTNSESKFLQIQTAWEILGNVKSRALYDTELQMSRQDDDAVADEIVVDDLMVETGGDVVELFYQCRCGDYFSLDSSELGEMGFELSMKGDKVSLQAHNTADMASIVLPCCSCSLKIRLMISKD from the coding sequence ATGCAATTAACCGGCAATCCAATCCATTACAACGTTCTGAACGTAAAAGAAGACGCAACCCAAGAAGAAATCCGTACAAGCTACAAATCCGCTCTCCTCATTTCCCATCCAGATAAGCTACAGAAAACATCCGAGACCACAAATTCTGAATCAAAATTTCTCCAAATCCAAACGGCTTGGGAAATCCTAGGAAACGTAAAATCACGGGCATTATATGACACGGAGCTTCAGATGTCAAGACAAGATGATGATGCCGTTGCAGATGAAATCGTGGTAGATGATCTGATGGTGGAAACTGGCGGCGATGTGGTGGAGCTTTTTTATCAGTGCCGGTGTGGTGATTACTTCTCACTCGACTCTTCGGAATTGGGAGAGATGGGGTTTGAATTATCGATGAAAGGAGACAAGGTTTCCTTACAAGCGCATAATACTGCTGACATGGCATCGATTGTGCTGCCTTGTTGTTCATGTTCGTTGAAAATCCGTTTAATGATTAGTAAAGATTAG
- the LOC118489262 gene encoding transcription termination factor MTERF6, chloroplastic/mitochondrial-like → MDMSNTHNNTLWFFKHKGFDDKNIHEIFKKCKRLEGVRKENLSENWDYLKKIGIHERKLPSIVTKCPRIMTLDLNEKLIPMVQCLTTLSTKQHEVASAITKFPHILTHSVEEKLCPLLGFFESLGVSGTQLGKLLLHNPRIISYSIDSKLSGVVDFLAGIGLTKEGLIGKIFVKNPSIMGYNVEKRLRPTTEFLLSLGVTKPDLQHVAINFPEVLCRDVDKVLKPNFEYLKTRGFDSQQIATIVARYPPILIKSVKNSLEPRIRFLVEVMGRRIEEAASYPEFFQHGLKKRVERREKILKQKNISCSLSEMLDCNNKKFVSRFDLVEKFV, encoded by the coding sequence ATGGACATGAGCAACACACACAACAACACCTTGTGGTTCTTCAAGCACAAAGGTTTTGACGACAAAAACATTCACGAAATCTTCAAAAAATGCAAGCGCCTCGAAGGTGTCCGAAAAGAAAACTTATCCGAAAACTGGGACTACTTAAAAAAAATCGGCATCCACGAAAGAAAACTTCCATCAATCGTCACAAAATGCCCACGAATCATGACTCTTGATTTAAACGAAAAACTCATCCCCATGGTACAATGTCTAACAACATTATCCACAAAACAACACGAAGTTGCTTCCGCTATAACAAAATTCCCGCACATTTTAACACACAGCGTGGAAGAAAAACTCTGCCCGCTTCTCGGGTTCTTCGAGTCACTCGGGGTGTCAGGAACTCAGCTCGGTAAACTTCTTCTACATAACCCAAGAATTATTAGCTACAGTATTGACTCGAAGCTTTCTGGGGTGGTTGACTTTCTTGCGGGTATCGGGTTGACCAAAGAAGGGTTGATCGGTAAAATCTTTGTTAAAAACCCGTCGATCATGGGTTACAATGTTGAGAAAAGGTTACGCCCGACAACCGAGTTTTTACTTTCGTTAGGTGTAACTAAACCGGATCTTCAACATGTGGCGATTAACTTTCCGGAAGTTTTGTGTAGAGACGTTGACAAGGTGTTGAAACCGAATTTTGAGTACCTTAAGACACGCGGGTTTGATTCGCAACAGATAGCGACTATAGTGGCCCGTTATCCGCCTATTTTGATTAAGAGTGTTAAGAACTCGTTAGAGCCGAGGATTAGGTTTTTGGTAGAGGTAATGGGTCGACGAATCGAGGAGGCTGCAAGTTATCCAGAGTTTTTTCAGCACGGGTTGAAGAAACGGGTCGAGAGGCGGGAAAAGATTTTGAAGCAGAAGAATATCTCTTGCAGTTTGAGTGAAATGTTGGATTGTAATAATAAGAAGTTTGTTTCTAGgtttgatttggttgagaaatttGTGTAA